Proteins encoded together in one Coffea arabica cultivar ET-39 chromosome 2c, Coffea Arabica ET-39 HiFi, whole genome shotgun sequence window:
- the LOC113725615 gene encoding uncharacterized protein produces the protein MAPSGEGASAAAPSSAYEGGGDGVGGKFRKRPFRKTHTTPYDRPPTALRNPSWLSKLLVDPASKLIAASAQRFFAPLFRKRLPPPPSPPPPPLPESNQDSSDRNPDAGLKAEARAAPVGDGENFTHSTDGGSISELEQLLKQKTFTRSEIDHLTELLHSRAVDLPVEDGVRGTEANASKMVANFEGQHQQIISSEEKRNKSYRSHGLDSAPGTSRRVLEDDIASPAEIAKAYMGNQVSKVSPSMLGLRSRAVREDVAMRRNVPFTPTSAMISLPTKSIAHVEVPENGFTTPRSRGRSAIYNMARTPYSRVHPTALDKGSGSRNYAYGGPLLSASSLKEPDGDLGSRKLDLKRRSSVLDEDLGSVGPMRRIRQKHNLLSHKHPPAHGFGSVSDAVKYPLALNQKFPSKDDWKHEGPKGVGENDVNRTPRTSYVHVPPKSSEMAARILEHLEKMTPKEKSAESKLITAREKTPARLTTDMLRGQALKSLEHTDSLRLQQGNEDNHKLEDWSQSNSLCVPASAKEERKEVNGSEKLDSQHDLPTPVENSHITASVKGVLSTVETSDSVAKSVVHRPQKKRAFMMSAHEDSLELEDDINLRPASEPLREGRENQETSATNKSSSTAEKLAPENAAALPEIRTSPELISGKRSDFEIGNAVDVGKEKTGVTIPNSIASGTTSQLVTPSPPLGLENPKQGIHEVTTFQSSSLLVAEISGPKAFPWTNQKAEISISSDGAATGTGVTSASFGTLGSGKANDINSPEAAISNGRMANTHSVALSLTASGGMSSIVPMSSNNGPLAINSSPFSFPPAPASTGFASQFSNSTCSLISSPSTLSCAATASTSAASSSSPVLSTAVPSSPVMPIFKFGDSTEPLSSATSASSAETSVMNIRTEKEAISGSSSDLLSGNSSFASVATGSNIFGLTSTIVSSIANSQSQGSFPSTGMPNQFGSSASPSVLGTSGVTSFTSSNTLSSSSTTSTPMFGAGTGYGLSTSASSAETKSVSAGNGATSSIFTLGINAPSSSSITNAISSNGVGGAPAAFSFGTSSLATSSSANATSSSSGATPIFNFGSSNMVSSSSGGGSSIFGVSNFSSSSESNPASSSSAAASIFGSSWQASKSSSPFGSTFSSSPSTGFSFGVGSSPFGSSSSASIAFGASTGASHGSFSFNTASSTTTSSPSVFNAAPTFGNSTTAFTAPAGNNDQMNTEDSMAEDPVQSSMPALPSMPALPAFGQQAISPSPGGFVFGSTVASQTTPFQFGGQPSQAAQQNPSPFQASGSAEFNAGGSFSLGSGGVGADKSGRKIVKVSRSRHRKK, from the exons AGTCAAACCAAGATTCAAGTGACAGGAATCCAGATGCTGGTCTAAAA GCTGAAGCACGAGCAGCACCTGTTGGTGATGGTGAAAATTTTACTCACAGCACTGATGGTGGTAGTATCTCAGAGCTCGAGCAATTGTTAAAGCAAAAAACATTCACCAG ATCTGAAATTGATCATTTGACAGAACTGTTGCATTCAAGAGCTGTAGATTTACCTGTTGAGGATGGTGTTAGAGGAACTGAAGCAAATGCCTCAAAAATGGTTGCAAATTTTGAAGGGCAGCATCAGCAAataatttcatcagaagaaaaaaggaataaaagtTACAGATCTCATGGGCTTGATTCAGCTCCTGGTACCAGTAGAAGG GTTCTTGAGGATGATATTGCTTCTCCTGCTGAGATTGCTAAAGCTTATATGGGCAATCAGGTTTCAAAAGTATCACCTTCAATGCTGGGATTGCGCAGTCGTGCAGTAAGGGAAGATGTGGCCATGCGAAGGAATGTACCATTTACTCCAACATCTGCTATGATTTCATTGCCAACAAAATCAATTGCTCATGTTGAGGTTCCAGAAAATGGTTTTACCACTCCTAGATCTCGAGGTAGATCTGCAATATATAACATGGCTCGTACCCCATATTCAAGAGTTCACCCAACCGCTCTTGATAAG GGAAGTGGATCCAGGAATTATGCTTATGGAGGACCTTTGTTGTCAGCATCATCCCTAAAGGAGCCTGATGGGGACCTTGGATCTAGAAAACTG GATCTCAAGCGAAGGAGTTCTGTACTAGACGAAGATCTTGGGTCCGTTGGTCCGATGCGGAGAATCCGCCAAAAGCATAATTTGTTATCTCATAAACATCCCCCTGCTCATGGATTTGGAAGTGTTTCTGATGCAGTTAAATATCCTTTAGCTCTGAACCAGAAGTTCCCTTCAAAGGATGACTGGAAGCATGAAGGTCCAAAAGGTGTTGGAGAAAATGATGTTAATCGCACTCCAAGGACAAGTTATGTCCATGTACCTCCCAAGTCCAGCGAGATGGCTGCAAGAATATTGGAACATCTTGAGAAGATGACCCCAAAAGAGAAATCTGCGGAGTCCAAACTCATTACTGCAAGGGAGAAGACACCTGCTAGATTGACAACAGATATGCTTCGTGGACAGGCTCTTAAAAGCCTGGAGCATACGGATTCCTTAAGGTTGCAGCAGGGCAATGAAGATAACCATAAGTTGGAGGATTGGTCCCAGAGCAATTCACTTTGTGTTCCTGCTTCTGCAaaggaggagagaaaagaagtaAATGGCTCTGAAAAATTAGATTCTCAACATGACTTGCCAACTCCTGTAGAGAACAGCCATATCACAGCTTCAGTAAAAGGTGTATTGTCTACTGTTGAAACATCTGATTCAGTTGCAAAATCTGTAGTTCACCGTCCTCAAAAGAAACGGGCTTTTATGATGAGTGCTCATGAG GATTCCCTGGAGTTGGAGGATGACATAAACTTAAGACCTGCATCTGAACCTTTGCGTGAAGGgagagaaaatcaagaaacatcTGCTACAAATAAAAGTTCATCTACTGCTGAAAAACTGGCACCAGAGAACGCTGCAGCTTTGCCTGAAATAAGGACATCTCCAGAACTTATATCTGGTAAAAGAAGCGACTTCGAAATTGGCAATGCTGTGGATGTTGGTAAAGAAAAAACGGGTGTCACCATACCTAATTCAATTGCATCTGGAACAACTTCCCAGCTAGTTACTCCATCACCACCCTTGGGACTGGAGAACCCAAAGCAAGGAATTCACGAAGTTACAACATTCCAGAGTTCTTCCTTGTTAGTTGCTGAAATTTCAGGCCCAAAAGCATTCCCTTGGACCAATCAAAAAGCAGAAATTTCAATTAG TTCGGATGGTGCTGCCACTGGCACTGGTGTGACTAGTGCTTCTTTTGGAACTCTTGGGTCTGGGAAAGCCAATGACATTAATTCTCCTGAGGCTGCTATATCAAATGGGAGAATGGCTAATACGCATTCTGTTGCATTGAGCTTAACAGCATCTGGAGGCATGTCATCAATTGTTCCAATGAGTTCAAATAATGGGCCTTTGGCCATAAACTCTTCTCCCTTCTCATTCCCACCTGCTCCAGCTTCCACTGGCTTTGCAAGTCAATTTAGCAATAGTACCTGCAGTCTTATTTCTTCCCCTAGTACTCTAAGTTGTGCGGCTACAGCATCAACCTCTGCTGCCTCAAGTAGTAGCCCTGTTTTGTCTACTGCAGTTCCTTCATCTCCGGTGATGCCTATCTTCAAATTTGGGGACTCTACTGAACCATTATCTTCAGCAACTTCAGCGTCTAGTGCAGAAACATCAGTTATGAATATAAGAACAGAAAAAGAAGCAATTTCTGGCAGCTCAAGTGATTTACTTTCTGGCAATTCTTCCTTTGCCTCGGTAGCAACTGGAAGTAACATTTTTGGCTTGACTTCTACAATTGTATCTTCTATAGCTAACAGCCAGTCTCAGGGTTCTTTTCCCAGCACCGGCATGCCTAATCAGTTTGGTTCCTCTGCATCACCTTCAGTTCTTGGAACTTCTGGAGTTACATCTTTTACCTCCAGCAATACTCTATCTAGTTCTTCAACAACATCTACCCCAATGTTTGGCGCAGGTACTGGTTATGGTCTTAGCACTTCAGCCTCCTCAGCGGAGACCAAGTCAGTCAGCGCAGGAAATGGTGCAACTTCTAGCATCTTTACTTTGGGGATCAATGCTCCATCTTCTTCATCAATAACCAATGCAATCAGCTCAAATGGTGTTGGTGGTGCGCCTGCTGCATTCAGTTTTGGTACAAGTTCTTTGGCTACCTCTTCATCTGCAAATGCAACTAGCTCTAGCAGTGGTGCTACTCCCATCTTTAATTTTGGTAGCAGTAACATGGTTAGCTCCAGTTCTGGTGGTGGCTCTAGTATATTTGGTGTCAGcaatttttcttcctcttctgaaAGTAATCCTGCTAGCTCTAGCAGTGCTGCTGCTAGCATTTTTGGTTCCAGTTGGCAAGCTTCAAAGTCTTCTTCCCCCTTTGGTTCCACATTCAGTTCATCTCCTTCAACTGGTTTCTCCTTTGGAGTGGGCTCATCTCCCTTTGGTAGTAGTAGCTCTGCGTCCATTGCTTTTGGGGCATCCACTGGTGCCTCACATGGATCTTTCTCCTTCAATACAGCCTCTTCTACAACCACGTCTTCGCCATCTGTGTTTAACGCAGCACCAACTTTTGGTAACTCTACTACTGCCTTTACAGCTCCCGCAGGAAATAATGACCAGATGAACACAGAAGACAGCATGGCTGAGGATCCTGTGCAGTCATCGATGCCAGCACTTCCATCGATGCCAGCACTTCCTGCTTTTGGTCAACAGGCTATTTCGCCTTCCCCTGGTGGCTTTGTTTTTGGATCAACAGTTGCGTCACAGACTACTCCATTTCAGTTTGGTGGGCAACCGAGTCAAGCGGCTCAGCAGAACCCTTCTCCTTTCCAAGCATCAGGAAGTGCGGAGTTCAATGCTGGAGGAAGCTTTTCTCTTGGCAGTGGCGGCGTTGGTGCAGACAAGTCTGGTAGGAAGATTGTGAAAGTTAGCAGAAGCAGACATCGAAAGAAGTGA
- the LOC113723804 gene encoding zinc finger BED domain-containing protein RICESLEEPER 2-like: MNPGNMMTNPITQSNPLGNIQEGQEAVIIDDNNEEGENDKLDEDDEFYIPKRNKTSEAWEDFNEFEENGNYYAICRYCNKKLSRPADDAFPSIPPLHTEKFDMEKMREAAAHWIVMHEHPFTILEEEGLNIFLKRGMPEWQKIIRGVAKNDCVAVYELEKKKLKKKLRNVKKCVKDWGIEQKIHTISVDNASVNDVAIRVLRDDFSRSKKLLGGDKLFHVRCCAHILNLIVQVGFSEIADIVNKIRDSVDFVNRSETRLLLFAEIAQQLQIPGKKLLYDCRTRWNATFEMLSCAMKFKDVFPRFQDRDPLYDSCPAYEDWEKAEKVCSVLEKFWAATHVISGSKYPTSNLFLQEVVKIKKVLDSRENDENDFIRAMIRKMKAKFDKYWGECNLLMAIAAILDPRQKMRVVEFAFPKMFPSFEAQEHIFSVKKDLFELYDECADLNATGNENAVHSCASEGPQKKCNIFF, encoded by the exons ATGAATCCAGGAAACATGATGACTAATCCAATTACACAAAGTAATCCTTTAGGTAATATACAAGAAGGACAAGAAGCTGTGATTATTGACGATAACAatgaagaaggagaaaatgataaattagatgaagatgatgaatTCTATATTCCAAAACGGAATAAAACTTCTGAAGCTTGGGAGGACTTCAACGAATTTGAAGAAAATGGCAATTACTATGCCATTTGCCGTTACTGCAATAAAAAGCTATCGAGG CCGGCTGATGATGCATTTCCTTCTATACCACCGTTGCATACCGAAAAATTTGACATGGAGAAAATGAGAGAAGCCGCTGCACATTGGATTGTGATGCACGAACATCCCTTCACCATTCTTGAAGAAGAAGGTTTGAATATTTTCCTAAAGCGTGGCATGCCCGAGTGGCAAAAGATCATTAGAGGAGTAGCAAAAAATGATTGTGTGGCAGTCTATGAACTTGAGAAAAAGAAGCTGAAGAAAAagttgagaaatgtgaaaaag TGTGTGAAAGATTGGGGTATTGAGcaaaaaatacacacaatttcaGTTGATAATGCTTCAGTCAATGATGTGGCTATTAGAGTTTTGCGGGATGATTTTAGTAGATCGAAGAAACTATTAGGTGGCGACAAGTTGTTTCATGTTCGATGTTGTGCGCATATCTTGAACCTTATTGTTCAAGTCGGCTTTTCTGAGATTGCGGACATTGTAAACAAAATTAGGGACAGCGTCGATTTTGTCAATCGCTCAGAGACCAGATTATTGTTGTTCGCTGAGATTGCACAACAACTTCAAATACCCGGGAAGAAGTTGCTTTATGATTGTCGAACAAGATGGAATGCCACTTTCGAAATGCTAAGCTGTGCTATGAAGTTCAAAGATGTTTTTCCTCGTTTTCAAGATAGAGATCCACTCTATGATTCCTGTCCAGCTTATGAGGATTGGGAAAAAGCAGAAAAAGTGTGCTCTGTGTTAGAGAAATTTTGGGCTGCCACGCATGTGATATCCGGGAGTAAATATCCTACGAGCAATTTATTCCTTCAAGAGGTTGTGAAAATTAAGAAAGTCTTAGATTCtcgagaaaatgatgaaaatgactTCATCCGAGCTATGATTAGAAAGATGAAGGCCAAGTTCGACAAATATTGGGGCGAATGCAATTTGTTAATGGCTATTGCTGCCATTTTAGATCCAAGGCAGAAAATGAGAGTTGTTGAGTTTGCCTTCCCTAAAATGTTTCCATCTTTTGAGGCACAAGAACATATTTTCAGCGTGAAGAAAGATTTATTTGAGCTTTATGATGAGTGTGCAGATTTGAATGCAACTGGAAATGAAAATGCAGTCCACTCATGTGCTTCAGAAGGGccacaaaaaaaatgcaacatCTTCTTCTAG
- the LOC113725616 gene encoding uncharacterized protein, producing the protein MWRKALVSYAGGVLLKQPWWRTIAARLSSSSKATSSSVAVNSILLRSLKDHYLEVSKMTPPPKVSPPSPFTVVKGSIDSGGAILKRSYGEEEIGISVMRLANIIPGGGEDDDEEDDGMNQLFVHVEISKPGQQDSLHFLCGLYPDALGIHSVSMRSKMESSEAAALPVLLSRYNGPTFEHLDEKMRDALHGYIEERGINESLFPFLQAWLYVKDHRNLMRWFKSVGTFVTQAKEGASPAS; encoded by the exons ATGTGGCGAAAAGCTCTGGTATCTTATGCCGGAGGGGTTCTGCTAAAACAGCCATGGTGGCGGACGATAGCTGCCCGGCTGTCGTCGAGTTCGAAAGCCACCTCCTCATCCGTCGCCGTCAACTCCATCCTTCTCCGTTCCCTCAAAGATCATTACCTTGAAGTCTCCAAAATGACCCCTCCTCCA AAAGTTAGCCCCCCTTCTCCATTCACGGTGGTGAAAGGATCAATTGACAGTGGCGGTGCCATTCTAAAACGGTCCTACGGTGAAGAAGAAATCGGTATTTCTGTGATGCGCTTGGCTAACATAATTCCTGGaggtggtgaagatgatgatgaggaggatGATGGCATGAATCAGTTGTTCGTTCatgttgaaatttcaaaaccagggcagcaagatTCTCTTCATTTCCTTTGTGGGTTGTATCCAGATGCTTTAGGAATTCACTCAGTTTCGATGAGGTCGAAGATGGAATCCTCGGAGGCTGCAGCCCTGCCTGTGCTTCTTAGTAGATACAACGGCCCCACTTTTGA GCATCTAGATGAGAAAATGAGAGATGCGCTCCACGGCTACATTGAAGAGCGTGGGATTAATGAGAGCCTCTTTCCATTTTTACAAGCCTGGCTATATGTGAAGGACCACCGGAACCTTATGCGTTGGTTTAAATCGGTGGGTACATTTGTTACTCAAGCCAAGGAAGGCGCTTCACCTGCTTCATAA